One Formosa agariphila KMM 3901 genomic window, CGGTATTAAAGAAGGTGCTGTTTTAATTGATTTTGGAACATCTATTCCTGCATCTACTAAAAAGATAGGTAAAGATCTAGCTGAAAAAGGTGCTGGTATGATTGATGCTCCACTAGGACGCACACCAGCGCATGCAAAAGATGGATTACTTAATATTATGGCTGCTGGTAATAAAGAGACTTTCGAGAAGGTTAAACCAGTTTTAGACGAACAAGGTGAAAACGTATTCTATTTAGGAGCTCTAGGTGCTGGTCATACGACTAAGCTCATCAACAACTTTATGGGTATGACAACTGTAGTTGCAATGTCTCAGGCTTTTGCAGCAGCAAAATTAGCAGGTGTAGACACACAACAATTGTTCGACATTATGTCTGCAGGTCCTTCTAACTCTCCATTTATGAAATTCTGTAAGAATTATGCTGTAGATAACGTAAGTGATTTAGGATTCTCTATTAACAATGCGAACAAAGATCTTGGATACTTTGTACAAATGATGAATGATCTTGGATCAACTTCTGCAATTGCTGAAGCAACATCTTCTAACCTTCAAGCTGCTGTAGCTGCAGATATGGGTAACGGAAATGTTCCAGAAATTTTCGATTATTTCGTAGATTTAAAGAAGTAATCAAGATTATACACAAGTAATGTGTAAATAGATAGTTACACTTTAATAAGCAATATGTTCTGTAGGTTCATGTTACTAATAAAAGCATAACAACCTTTATAATGACCTAAGGCACCATTTAATAATGATGTCTTAGGTTTTTTTTATGCAATCTAATTAAAATTGTGTTTTGTTTCGTTTTTAGATTATTGAATTTATCATCTAGAACTCTTTATAGAAAACATAGTTTTCGTGAATAGGTGAAGCACTTAATTTAAAATATATAAAGGAGTGAATATATTATCCAATTAATTTATTTACAATATTGGGATTTAAACTTTTCAATAAGTTAGCAAAGCCTATTTGGTCTTTAGGAGATACAATAATTAAATCGTACTTAGCATAACTAAGTTCAAGTCTGTCTATAGAAGGTGCCGGAGACGACATTAGATTATTGCTTTCAGATATAGATGTAATTTTTTGTATATCGTAAGTTTTAGAATATAAAAATCCGCAGGTTAATTTTAATGTGCCTTCATCGGCGATAGTATACTTGGTTTTAAAACTTATATACAAACAAAATGTATATACTAGCGCAAAGACACCTCCAACTGTTAACATTGCCTCAACGGGTTCATTATTATAAATCATAAACCCTAAAGTACAAACTAGAATTAAGGTTAAAAGTATGATGGTTTCGTAACCAAATTTAGATTTGTATATCGTCATCTATAGTACTTTTTTATAATTTGAATTATGATTCTATTTCGTGTTTAAATTTTTTTCATCACTTATAAGTCATGTTTCACGCATTCTAAGTAAAATAAATAGATTAGTAACAAACGTTGCAGTTTAGGTATTTAATTCATCTGTAATATCCGATAAAATTTTAATACCGCTTTTTTTCATAAGTTCACTGGCATTAAAATCTGTGCAAATAAATGGATCTAACTTATAACTAAAAACCATGGTGTTATCTTCAATCTTGCTGTTAAAACTGTAATTTGTTACTAAGTTTTTTTGCCCTGAAAGTTTTGCAAGTTCAATATCATGCGTCGCTATTATACCAGACGTTTTCAATTTACTTATCTGGTTAATTAAAGAATAACCACCTCTTTGTCTATCTTCTGAATTTGTCCCTTTAAACATTTCGTCTAATAGGAAAAAAACATTTTCACTTTTATCGATACATGTTAGCATGTGTTCTATTCTATTTAATTCAGCATAAAACGAGGACACGCCTTTCATTAAATTATCTTGAGTTCGCATGCTTGTAAAGATGTTCATGTTTGCAACTTTAGCATGTTTTGCACAACACGGAGCACCAGCAAGAGCTAATACAAGGTTTACCCCAACGGTTCTTAAAAATGTACTTTTTCCACCCATGTTGGACCCCGTAATCATGACAACTTGACCATGACCTTCGGAATGAAAATCGTTACAAATACGTGAATCCGGATGCAATAAAGGATGTCCTAAAGATTTAAAATGGATATAGTTATGTTGGTCTGTTAAT contains:
- a CDS encoding PH domain-containing protein; the protein is MTIYKSKFGYETIILLTLILVCTLGFMIYNNEPVEAMLTVGGVFALVYTFCLYISFKTKYTIADEGTLKLTCGFLYSKTYDIQKITSISESNNLMSSPAPSIDRLELSYAKYDLIIVSPKDQIGFANLLKSLNPNIVNKLIG
- a CDS encoding NAD(P)-dependent oxidoreductase, with translation MKKPTIGFIGLGLMGGNMVENLQKRGFELTVMDLNKDEVAKVIARGNATEATTPKELAEKSDIIMFCLTTSAVVEKIVYGEEGILAGIKEGAVLIDFGTSIPASTKKIGKDLAEKGAGMIDAPLGRTPAHAKDGLLNIMAAGNKETFEKVKPVLDEQGENVFYLGALGAGHTTKLINNFMGMTTVVAMSQAFAAAKLAGVDTQQLFDIMSAGPSNSPFMKFCKNYAVDNVSDLGFSINNANKDLGYFVQMMNDLGSTSAIAEATSSNLQAAVAADMGNGNVPEIFDYFVDLKK